One genomic window of Cannabis sativa cultivar Pink pepper isolate KNU-18-1 chromosome 2, ASM2916894v1, whole genome shotgun sequence includes the following:
- the LOC133034428 gene encoding uncharacterized protein LOC133034428, which produces MTFLKSAPVLKIKQKGGTPATSPVVAQKRKSDVMTSLAADSSKKLAKTTQDKGKKVVIDSPVRARDFLAMQEKLLAEIPYEDLASRSTELAVQSMALFMKAAATPSKETDSLKRQNVHFQENIKKLKQEVARMEELNKAKEKELEEVNRAKEQVELELKKSQDTIAEMARDLEAEKESGKKQYDQAVSDYIYTTLSKVPDFDFSLLGAEAAEMAEAFRAMSPTQTQGNLPDETEGVQAEEVENEVVSKIADEAAPDETTPIAPGV; this is translated from the coding sequence ATGACTTTCttgaagtctgcccctgtcctgaagatcaagcaaaagggtggaacaccagcgacttcgccggtcgttgcccagaagaggaagagcgatgtgatgaCTTCGCTTGCTGCAGATTCCTCCAAGAAGTTGGCTAAGACTActcaggacaaggggaagaaagtcgtcatcGACTCTCCTGTTCGTGCTCGCGATTTTCTGGCCATGCAGGAAAAATTACTGGCTGAGATTCCTTACGAGGATCTTGCTTCTCGATCTACTGAACTGGCCGTGCAATCCATGGCTTTGTTCATGAAAGCCGcggctactccttcgaaggaaactgattcgctgaagaggcagaacgtCCATTTTCAAGAGAACATAAAGAAGCTGAAGCAGGAGGTGGCGAGGATGGAGGAGCTTaacaaggccaaggagaaggagctcgaggaaGTCAACAGGGCAAAAGAACAGGTGGAGCTCGAGCTCAAGAAGTCGCAGGACACGATCGCTGAGATGGCTCGCGActtggaggctgagaaagagagTGGGAAGAAACAGTACGATCAGGCTGTGTCTGACTACATTTACACTACTCTTTCCAAGGTCCCTGACTTCGACTTCTCACTGCTTGGAGCCGAAGCTGCAGAAATGGCTGAAGCCTTTCGCGCGATGTCTCCTACCCAGACTCAGGGTAACCTTCCTGATGAAACCGAGGGAGTACAGGCTGAAGAGGTCGAGAATGAAGTCGTGAGCAAGATTGCAGACGAGGCTGCTCCTGATGAGACTACTCCCATCGCTCCAGGCGTTTGA
- the LOC133034427 gene encoding uncharacterized protein LOC133034427 yields the protein MYQVVSKLKSLKPVLKEINKAGFSNMHTAVQRANGELESVQQQLQQDPLDVVKIDGEIAARAKLIQVQQNYTAFLQQKAKVTWIQNGDLNTAIFHASIKQRARQNQIFSIESKHGTRITDPNLISAAFVDYYKELLGTSLTNRRPVLKKLVSRGAVLSTQQAENLMMQFTKDEVKGALFDIPGNKALGPDGYSSFFFSRLLGDSGR from the coding sequence atGTACCAGGTGGTCTCTAAACTTAAATCTCTTAAACCGGTCCTAAAAGAGATTAACAAAGCTGGTTTTTCTAATATGCATACGGCTGTACAGAGAGCTAACGGTGAATTAGAAAGTGTGCAACAACAACTACAGCAAGACCCTCTTGATGTTGTGAAGATTGATGGAGAAATAGCTGCTAGAGCTAAGTTAATTCAAGTGCAGCAGAACTATACAGCTTTTTTACAGCAGAAGGCTAAGGTCACTTGGATACAAAATGGTGATTTAAATACTGCAATTTTTCATGCAAGTATTAAGCAAAGAGCAAGACAAAATCAGATTTTCTCCATAGAAAGCAAGCATGGCACTAGAATCACTGATCCAAATCTGATCTCAGCAGCCTTTGTTGATTACTATAAGGAACTGCTGGGAACAAGCTTGACTAACAGAAGACCAGTGCTAAAGAAGCTTGTGAGCAGAGGAGCGGTTTTGTCCACACAGCAAGCTGAGAACCTGATGATGCAATTTACTAAAGATGAGGTTAAAGGTGCACTATTTGACATTCCTGGGAACAAAGCTCTAGGCCCGGATGGTTATTCGAGTTTCTTTTTTTCAAGATTGTTGGGAGATAGTGGGAGATGA